Proteins from a single region of bacterium:
- a CDS encoding helix-turn-helix domain-containing protein: protein MGSETLSPFLTTKEAARYLRLRPSTLAQWRWTGGGPAYRKFGGRVVYSQQELEEF, encoded by the coding sequence ATGGGTAGCGAAACACTGTCACCTTTTCTCACCACGAAGGAAGCCGCGAGATACCTTCGGCTTCGCCCGTCTACGCTCGCGCAGTGGCGGTGGACCGGCGGTGGACCGGCCTATCGCAAGTTCGGCGGTCGGGTGGTCTATTCACAGCAGGAGCTGGAGGAGTTC